One segment of Apus apus isolate bApuApu2 chromosome 1, bApuApu2.pri.cur, whole genome shotgun sequence DNA contains the following:
- the SOWAHC gene encoding ankyrin repeat domain-containing protein SOWAHC yields the protein MAEPAELRQESVVRFLAARGGRARNAELLEHFRDWLSPAEPARRAAARQRFKEVVNAVATVRQEPGTGIKYVHLRRRYCAPEPPAAAAAQSPGEAVGDSADRPSPRAGAEETPPAAGEDAGSRPQPAGRRAEPPRPSPAAGGGQRKGSRRGPLPGRGAGGEEAAVAAGPGRPPPAEELGAVDGAPGAAASGGGRRSVREAARGGSPQLKRGALPGAGRGRGGDSDSASVASSSAEEDGSTTGAVALDPLEHAWMLSASDGRWESLEGLLSCEPALLCKRDFITGFTVLHWAAKHGRQELLATLVNFAQRHRLPVDINARTSGGHTALHIAAMHGHAEVVKLLVGAYDADVDIRDYSGRKAAQYLHQGTPGDMRSLVGALEEEEEEEGAAGNGSSRWRLSKVLPSNLINYRLSHHHHHSTGEEAEGAEGAAVPSKGKEMTRKASGSGRMKPRLNKIRFRTQIIHNTPSFRGDTEEEEHEDKSLKASFKLRPKSNVFG from the coding sequence ATGGCGGAGCCGGCCGAGCTGCGGCAGGAGTCGGTGGTGCGGTTCctggcggcgcggggcgggcgggcgcgcaACGCGGAGCTGCTGGAACATTTCCGGGACTGGCTGAGCCCTGCGGAGCCCGCTCGCCGTGCCGCCGCCCGCCAGCGCTTCAAGGAGGTGGTCAACGCCGTGGCTACCGTACGACAGGAGCCCGGCACCGGCATCAAGTACGTGCACCTCCGACGCCGGTACTGTGCCCCGgagccccccgccgccgccgccgcccagAGCCCCGGGGAGGCGGTGGGGGACAGCGCGGATCGGCCGAGCCCGCGGGCGGGCGCTGAGGAGACGCCGCCGGCGGCGGGCGAGGATGCGGGCAGCCGCCCTCAGcccgcggggcggcgggcagAGCCGCCCCGGCCCAGTCCGGCGGCGGGCGGAGGCCAGCGGAAGGGCTCCCGGCGGGGGCCGCTGCCCGGGCGCGGTGCAGGCGGCGAGGAAGCTGCGGTAgcggcgggcccggggcggccTCCGCCGGCGGAGGAGCTGGGGGCGGTGGACGGAGCCCCCGGGGCGGCGGCGTCGGGGGGCGGCCGCAGGAGCGTGCGGGAAGCGGCGCGGGGCGGCTCGCCCCAGCTGAAGCGCGGAGCCCTCCCCGGCGCGGGGCGCGGCCGCGGTGGCGACTCGGACAGCGCCTCGGTGGCCTCGTCCTCCGCCGAGGAGGACGGGAGCACCACCGGCGCCGTGGCCTTGGACCCCCTGGAGCACGCCTGGATGCTGTCGGCCTCGGACGGGCGGTGGGAGAGCCTGgaggggctgctgagctgcGAGCCGGCGCTGCTTTGCAAGCGGGACTTCATCACCGGCTTCACGGTTCTGCACTGGGCCGCCAAGCACGGgcggcaggagctgctggccacGCTGGTCAACTTCGCCCAGCGGCACCGGCTGCCCGTGGACATCAACGCCCGCACCAGCGGCGGGCACACCGCGCTGCACATCGCCGCCATGCACGGGCACGCCGAGGTGGTGAAGCTGCTGGTAGGGGCCTACGATGCCGACGTGGACATCCGCGACTACAGTGGGCGCAAAGCTGCGCAGTACCTGCACCAGGGCACCCCGGGGGATATGCGGAGCCTCGTGGGGgccctggaggaggaggaggaggaggaaggggctgcCGGCAATGGGAGCAGCCGCTGGAGGCTCTCCAAGGTGTTGCCTTCCAATCTCATAAACTACCGGCTCTCGCACCACCACCATCACAGCACTGGGGAGGAAGCTGAGGGCGCCGAAGGGGCAGCAGTGCCAAGCAAGGGCAAGGAGATGACCAGGAAAGCCTCCGGCAGCGGGCGGATGAAGCCTCGGCTTAATAAGATCCGCTTCAGGACTCAGATCATCCACAACACGCCCTCATTTCGTGGTGACACCGAGGAGGAAGAGCACGAGGACAAATCCCTGAAAGCATCGTTCAAGCTCAGGCCGAAGTCTAATGTTTTTGGATAA